The following are from one region of the Etheostoma spectabile isolate EspeVRDwgs_2016 chromosome 15, UIUC_Espe_1.0, whole genome shotgun sequence genome:
- the LOC116703547 gene encoding homeobox protein Dlx4a, with translation MMTMSSISDTLVPPDPSKSAFLEFGGHGYTGHQQHSPGLSHNHYSVHGLHAVGSSQHDGPFSSGASSYGRPLGYPAYHSPVTAHHPGAYLPYQHGGHGGALGHSRLEDAEHEKPTTVIENGEVRLNGKGKKIRKPRTIYSSLQLQALNQRFQQTQYLALPERADLAAKLGLTQTQVKIWFQNKRSKFKKIMKNGPCGPEGDHLAPPPPSSASPCSLWDISMAAKGAPVHSGGYMNNFAHWYPGHQQDSMPRTQMM, from the exons ATGATGACTATGAGCTCTATATCGGACACTTTAGTCCCGCCTGACCCCTCCAAATCGGCGTTTTTGGAGTTCGGCGGCCACGGCTACACCGGACACCAGCAGCACTCCCCCGGCCTGTCCCACAACCATTACTCGGTCCACGGTCTCCACGCCGTCGGGTCCTCGCAGCACGACGGGCCCTTCTCCTCCGGTGCATCATCGTACGGTCGCCCGCTGGGATACCCGGCGTATCACAGCCCCGTGACCGCGCACCACCCTGGGGCCTACCTGCCCTATCAGCACGGGGGTCACGGCGGCGCGCTGGGACACAGCAGACTAGAAGATGCGG AACACGAGAAGCCCACGACGGTGATAGAGAACGGGGAGGTGAGGCTGAACGGGAAGGGGAAGAAGATCAGGAAGCCCCGGACCATTTACTCCAGCCTGCAGCTCCAGGCCCTGAACCAGCGCTTCCAGCAGACCCAGTACCTCGCCCTGCCCGAGAGGGCCGACCTGGCGGCCAAACTGGGGCTGACGCAGACCCAG gTGAAAATATGGTTCCAAAACAAACGATCCAAATTCAAGAAGATCATGAAGAATGGGCCCTGTGGACCTGAGGGAGACCACCTGGCCCCCCCGCCGCCCTCCTCCGCCTCTCCCTGCTCCCTGTGGGACATCAGCATGGCGGCCAAAGGCGCGCCGGTGCACTCGGGTGGATACATGAACAATTTTGCTCACTGGTACCCGGGACACCAGCAGGACTCCATGCCCCGGACTCAGATGATGTGA